CATCAACGCAGCAACGCGCCCGCTCTGAACCAGCCGATCGTCATTGCGCTGCGCGCCCAGCGGCGAGATGACGGCGGCATACAGGCAGGCGACGAATGCGAAGATGACGGCAAGATGACCCAGATCGGTGAACATCGGTCTTCGGGATTATATGTGCCCGATGGGAAGCAAGATACCAGTTAAAGATGAGAGCCTAGAGAGAAGGAGCGCAGCGGGGTGTACATGGCCCCGCGCGGGTCGAGCTTGCTTTCGTAGAGGGTAATTGTGATCGGCCGCATATCGGTGACCGTTTCATCGCGCGGCAAAGCCGCGTCGCGCGGGAAGGAGTCGCGCGTCCGGCCTAACGTGATGTGGCCGTTGAAAGGGCGCGTCTCGCGTTCGAGGCCGATTCGTAGCGCGCAGGTCTCGGCCAGCGCCGCCAGCGCAGTCAGGGTGGGATTGCCCTCGATCAAGCAGGCGATCACGCGCGGTCGCGACGGCGTCGGAAAGAAACGCGGCGGCGTTGCTGCCAGGGTGAACGCTGTCAAATCGGTCATCCGTGCCAATCCTTCACCGAACGCCTCGGCATAGCGCTCCGCTTGGCTCGGCGTCACGTCGCCCAGAAAACGCAGCGTCAGGTGCAGGTTGTCCGGGCGAACCCAACGCACGTCGTTCGCCCACGGCATCGCGCGCAGCCGACGCAGGTAAGCATCGAGCACCCGCAGCGCGTCGTCGTCGAAATCCAGCGCAAGAAAAGCGCGTAGGGTAGGCTGCTTCGCGCGTTGCACGCTGCGATTGTAGATTAGCCGGCCCTCAGGCTGTCCCACGCCTCGTCGCACTCCTCGTCCACACCCGGAGGGTGCAAGAAGACGGTCGGATTCGCGCGCACCTGGGCGGACACCACGTCCACGATGTCGCGTGATCGCGCCAGGCGTGCCTCGGCGTAGCCGACGATGCCCCGGCGCTGCAGCCCGCGCGCGTCCAGCCAGGCATCCACCAGCGCGAAGTTCCGGCAGCAGTGGTCAATCTCACCGTAATCCAGCCGCATCGGCCGGCCATCGTGGAGGATGAGCACTTGCTTGTTGATGCGGTAGCGCGCGCCGCCCAGATACTCGGCGAGGTGAATCGTGGTGTTCGCCGTGTGGCCGATGCCGAGCAGCAACACTTGTCCGTCGCGCGCCAGGACGCGGTCCACCGGGCTGTCCGGGCCGTGCGGGAAGTCGGGCGGGTGCGGCGCGGTGATCTCGGCGGCGTGTGGGCCGGCGGCTGCGAAAGCGTGCGGGCTATCGCTGCGCAGCACATCGGGCAGCCGCCAGAACGTGTCGGCAACGATGCCCATTCCCAGACATGGAGACGAGCGCGGATCGAAGAGCGCTTCGTCGTCGTCCGTCATGCTCGGCATCACCAGCGTGCCGTCCGGGCCGAGCGCCGCGCGCAGCGCCTCGATCAACCCGAGCGGACCGCCTTCCACCGGCTTCACCCGCGAGAACGCCGTGTGGACGAGCAACACGCTGCCCGGCTGCACGTCCAAGTCGCGAAGCTGACGGACGAGCTGGTTTTGGGGTATCGGGATCACGCTTCGGGGCGCGGAAGTTCCGGCGCGCCGAGCGCCTCGCGCACTTTGCGCTGCAGCGAGTTGGGCAGTTCTTTCAGCCTGCCGGCGCCGCGGATGTAGTCCTTCAAGTCCTCTGCGCGCAACACGGCGATCGGCGACGGTTCGACATCGAGCACGGCCTTGGGGTTGCTGAAGACGATGATCCCGCGCAGTGGGATCTTCAACGTCGGCAGCTTCTCGCTCAGCACTTGATTGACTTTGTTTAGTTCCTCGGTGATGTCGGCGGTGGGATCGCCCAGCGGCTCATCGCGCCCAAACCAAAAGCGCAACAGGCTCTCCTTGCGCTTCCACTTGCCGTCCTTGTAGCTAATTCTGCCTTCCTGGTTGCGCACCACGAACACGGTCACGCCGCCCGGCTCGATGAGCATGTAATTGGTCGGCTCTGCGAAGAGCATCAGGGCATATTTGCGATCCAGCCCTTTTAGGCTCTCGCGCAGCACCCGATCCGGCCGCGTCGGCGCAAGGTAGCGGTTGCCGTAGTGAAACCCAACGCGCGATGCGGTGAACCCCACCAATAGGATGATCAAGTAGAGGATGAAGAACAGGCTGGAGTTCTCGGGGGTGAGCAACCCAAGCTGCGGGCCGAACAGGGTGAGCAATAAGCCGGCCAGCAAGATGCCCAGCGAACCGAACAGCGCAATTCGCCCTAGCAGCGCCAGGCGCTTGTACTTCTTCTCGTCAACGACGACCTTCATCGTGCTACCGCCGCCTCAGATCTTCCCAAAGGCGATCGTTGCGTTCTGCCCACCGAGGCCGAATGAATTGGAGATGGCGATGTTGACTTCCTTGAGGCGGGCTTTGTGCGGCACGTAGTCCAAATCGCACGCCGGATCGGGATGGTGCAGGTTGATGGTGGGTGGAATGATGCCGGTCTTGATCGTCATCACCGTGCTCAGCGCCTCGATGGCACCGGCTGCACCCATAGCGTGGCCGACCATGGACTTAGTGCTGGTGACCGGAATGTCGTAGGCGTATTCGCCGAAGACATGTTTGATCGCGGCCGTCTCGAGCGCGTCGTTGGTTTGTGTGGCCGACCCGTGCGCGTTGATGTAGTCCACGTGATGCGGCGCGATGCCGGCGTCTTGCAGGGCCCACATCATGGCGCGGATCGCCCCGCTGGCCGAAGGGTCGGGAATGGCAATGTGATAGGCGTCGGACGAGACGCCCATGCCGAGCACCTCGGCGTAGATCGTCGCGCCGCGCGCCTTGGCCCGCTCGTAGTCTTCCAGCATCATCACCGTGCAGCCTTCGCTGTACGCGAAGCCATCGCGCGTGATGTCGAATGGGCGCTGCGCGAGTTCGGGGTGGTCGTTCATTGTGCTGAGCACGCGCAGCTTGGAGAAGGCGACGATGGCCGTCTCGATCACCACGGCTTCCACACCGCCGGCCAGCACCGCATCGGCTTTGCCCAGGCGGATCATCTCAGCGCCGTCGCCGATGGCTTGCGTGCCGGATGCGCACGCCGCCACCACCGTGCTCAGCGGCCCTTTCAACCCAAACCGCGTGCTGATGTGATGGCCGGGCGCGTTGGGCAGCGCAGCGGGGAGGGCAAACGGATTCGTGCGCTTGTAGCCGTATTGATAGTATTCCCGCGATCCGTTCTCCGACATCTCATAGCCACCCAGCGCTGTGCCCATCACGATGCCTACCCGATCGGGCTTCACATCTTTGCCGATGCGCAACCCGGATTGCTCGATGGCTTCCTGAGCAGCGGCTACGGCGAAGTGTGAGCAACGCGCCATGCGCCGGGCCTCCTTGGCGTCAATGTACTTGAGCGGATCAAATCCTTTGACCTCGCCGGCGATGCGCACCGGCAGATTGCTGGGGTCGAATTGAGTGATCGGACCGATGCCGCTGCGCCCCACCACTAAATTGTTCCAGGTGTCCATCAAGTTCAGGCCCAGCACAGTGATCGCGCCGATGCCGGTGATGACGACGCGACGCCGCCTGCTGCCGTTCGGCGTGTGGATGTGTATGACGGGCCGCGACTCGCCCGCGTCGCTTCGCTCACGCCTCAGCACGCGCTTGCTGGCGTTGGTGAAGCGGCTCAGGCCGCGCCGTAGGCTGGAGAATCGTTTAGGTCGTGCCATGTCGAAGTCGCAAATTCAAGATGTCTCGGACGGGTCGCGTGGCGGACTTCAGCCGGCCGGCGTACGTGCTTCGACGTTCGTCACCTTCGGCAGCGCTTCCAGCCCTTTCTCGATCGCATCCACGACGCCGTGCTCCACTGCTTCGGCTGCGCGCATGAGCGCCGAACGAATCGCGCGCGCTTTGCTGCGGCCGTGGCCAATGATTACAACACCGTCCACGCCTAGGAGTGGCGCGCCGCCGATCTCCTCGTAGTTGGTGCGCTTGCTGATGCGCTCGATGGCATCCTTGATCAGCAGGCCGCCCAGTTTGCTCTTTGGCGTGCGCATGATCTCTTCGCGCAGCATGCCCTTGATGAAATCCCCCATACCCTCGGACAACTTAACGATCACATTGCCGGTGAAGCCGTCCGTCACGAAGACGTCAGCGTTGCCGGCCGGTAGGTCGCGGCCCTCGGCGTTGCCGATGAAGTTGATCGGCGCTTTCTTGAGGAGCTGATGGGCTTGCTGTACCAGCTCGTTGCCTTTGGTCTCCTCTTCGCCGTTGGACATGATCGCCACGCGCGGGTTGCGAATGCCCATCACGCGCTCGGCGTAGATGCTACCCATCAGGCCGAATTGCACCAGGTATTCCGGCTTACAGTCGGCGTTCGCCCCAACGTCGAGCAAGAACACCCATCCTTTGGCAGTGGGGAAGACCGAGGATAATGCCGGGCGGAGGATGCCCTTGATGCGGCCCAGGTGAAAGAGCGCCGCAGCCAATGCGCCGCCAGTGTTACCCATGGTGACGAAGGCATCGGCATCGCCATTGCGCACCATCTGCATGCCCACCACCATCGAGCTGTTCTTCTTTGTCTTCACTGCCTGCGCCGGGTGCTCGCTCATCTCGATCACTTCGCTGGCGTGTACGATCGGCAGGTGTAAGTTGGCGGTGTTGTGTTGCACGAGCAGCGGGCGAATCATCTCCTGGCGCCCGACCAGGACGATCTCCCAGCCGAACTCGCGCGCCGTGCTCACGGCGGCTTCGACATTTGGCCCGGGGCCGAAGTCGCCACCCATCGCATCTAAAACGATCTTCATGGTCTCGCAGTTGTGAGATGCAGCTTCCGAATGAGGCGCGGCGGAAGTCGCTTCCCCCGCATCGCTGCTGCGCGTTCAGTTCCTCGAAAAAATGTGATTGTCCTCTGGAGGCCGGATGGCGGAAGCGACGATGCTCATTATCTTCAGTTCCTCGCGCAGGACTTCGGATTCGATGGCGAGCAGATCGGTCACGCGCGCCTGAGAGAGCAGAAATTGTTTCTGCTCCAACGGCAGGCGCAAGGCGATGGCAGTGAACACGGCGACATCCACCGGCTGCGTGGGGAACTGGTCGAACCGGAAGCTTAGGCCGTTGGCTTCACCCAGCAGCTTCAGATAACGCGCCAGCCGTTGCGATACCGTATTCACGAGTGGGTCGGCAGGCACTACGTCCTCAACGAACGGAAAGGGCGTGACATCGCCGATCAGGTAGCCGTGCTCGCTGACGCGAAAGTTGTGCAGCCGGAACCGCTCTTCGCCCAGCGTCAGGATGTTCATCCGCCCATCGGACAGGCGCTTCGCGTCGGTCACGCGCGCCGATGTGCCGATGTCGTGCGGTTCATCCGGCTCTTCGTCTCGCGCCAGCACAACGCCGAACGGCTCGTCATTCTCGATACAGCGCCGGATCATGATCCGGTAGCGCGGTTCGAAGATGTGCAGCGGCAACGTCTGGCCGGGAAATAGCACGGCGTTCAAGGGAAACAACGGCAATTCGTGGACCTTCGCCTCCATCCTTTTTGCTCCAGAGCTTGGCAGATTATATCTGTCCTGCGCGTTCTCTCCCACATATGGGGCATTCGCCAACCGGGGGCAGACGTATTCGCTAGGGCGCACTCTGCCCCATGCGCGGCATATCCAGGCGCGGAACGGCGTCCGCGCCCGACCATGCAAATTCTGCCCCTGGGCACGAATGCACCCCTCATACCTACGCGTGTCGAAAGGTAGCCGCCGGTCGAGCGTGATGCTACACTTGTCTGCATGTCCGGTTCAGCACACGACATCCCGCCAGCGTGGGCGCATAACCTGGATGCCCGCGAGTTTCGCACCTTCATTGCGCTGGTCGAACGCTATTTCACCGAGCGCCACATTCCCGTCCAGGTGAAGGCCGACGAGGGCGTGGTGCAGCCGGCAGCCGGCGTGTTCGACCACTCGAGCGTGCTTGGCCTGCAAAACGTTGCGCAGGCATGCGCCCAAGTCGCCGTCGAGCGTTGGCCGAGCTTGATTGCAGAGCACTTCGATTGCATCTTCGCCGTGAGCGGCGACCAGAATGCGCTGACCGTGGATGTCGGTGATTTCAACAAGGTCAGTGAGCGATTACGCGCCCGGCTGTATCCGGTGGATCTGCTGAGCCA
The window above is part of the Candidatus Roseilinea sp. genome. Proteins encoded here:
- a CDS encoding phosphate acyltransferase; this translates as MKIVLDAMGGDFGPGPNVEAAVSTAREFGWEIVLVGRQEMIRPLLVQHNTANLHLPIVHASEVIEMSEHPAQAVKTKKNSSMVVGMQMVRNGDADAFVTMGNTGGALAAALFHLGRIKGILRPALSSVFPTAKGWVFLLDVGANADCKPEYLVQFGLMGSIYAERVMGIRNPRVAIMSNGEEETKGNELVQQAHQLLKKAPINFIGNAEGRDLPAGNADVFVTDGFTGNVIVKLSEGMGDFIKGMLREEIMRTPKSKLGGLLIKDAIERISKRTNYEEIGGAPLLGVDGVVIIGHGRSKARAIRSALMRAAEAVEHGVVDAIEKGLEALPKVTNVEARTPAG
- a CDS encoding peptidase S16 is translated as MEAKVHELPLFPLNAVLFPGQTLPLHIFEPRYRIMIRRCIENDEPFGVVLARDEEPDEPHDIGTSARVTDAKRLSDGRMNILTLGEERFRLHNFRVSEHGYLIGDVTPFPFVEDVVPADPLVNTVSQRLARYLKLLGEANGLSFRFDQFPTQPVDVAVFTAIALRLPLEQKQFLLSQARVTDLLAIESEVLREELKIMSIVASAIRPPEDNHIFSRN
- a CDS encoding RNA 2',3'-cyclic phosphodiesterase translates to MGQPEGRLIYNRSVQRAKQPTLRAFLALDFDDDALRVLDAYLRRLRAMPWANDVRWVRPDNLHLTLRFLGDVTPSQAERYAEAFGEGLARMTDLTAFTLAATPPRFFPTPSRPRVIACLIEGNPTLTALAALAETCALRIGLERETRPFNGHITLGRTRDSFPRDAALPRDETVTDMRPITITLYESKLDPRGAMYTPLRSFSLGSHL
- a CDS encoding 3-oxoacyl-[acyl-carrier-protein] synthase 2, translating into MARPKRFSSLRRGLSRFTNASKRVLRRERSDAGESRPVIHIHTPNGSRRRRVVITGIGAITVLGLNLMDTWNNLVVGRSGIGPITQFDPSNLPVRIAGEVKGFDPLKYIDAKEARRMARCSHFAVAAAQEAIEQSGLRIGKDVKPDRVGIVMGTALGGYEMSENGSREYYQYGYKRTNPFALPAALPNAPGHHISTRFGLKGPLSTVVAACASGTQAIGDGAEMIRLGKADAVLAGGVEAVVIETAIVAFSKLRVLSTMNDHPELAQRPFDITRDGFAYSEGCTVMMLEDYERAKARGATIYAEVLGMGVSSDAYHIAIPDPSASGAIRAMMWALQDAGIAPHHVDYINAHGSATQTNDALETAAIKHVFGEYAYDIPVTSTKSMVGHAMGAAGAIEALSTVMTIKTGIIPPTINLHHPDPACDLDYVPHKARLKEVNIAISNSFGLGGQNATIAFGKI
- the aacC gene encoding aminoglycoside 3-N-acetyltransferase, which produces MIPIPQNQLVRQLRDLDVQPGSVLLVHTAFSRVKPVEGGPLGLIEALRAALGPDGTLVMPSMTDDDEALFDPRSSPCLGMGIVADTFWRLPDVLRSDSPHAFAAAGPHAAEITAPHPPDFPHGPDSPVDRVLARDGQVLLLGIGHTANTTIHLAEYLGGARYRINKQVLILHDGRPMRLDYGEIDHCCRNFALVDAWLDARGLQRRGIVGYAEARLARSRDIVDVVSAQVRANPTVFLHPPGVDEECDEAWDSLRAG